A single genomic interval of Candidatus Binataceae bacterium harbors:
- the pheA gene encoding prephenate dehydratase has protein sequence MASRASLSRKPKTRAAAATAVSTDLDGIDRLRSQIDAINVKLVRLLNQRARAAQAIGHLKQASGAAIYQPARERAVLDRVTALNEGPLAGEHIRRIFVEIISACTALEHPLRVAYLGPEHTYSHEAARMRFGASAQFAAQPSIAAVFAALDTSRADFGVVPVENSTEGSVTLTLDLLIDTPLVIIGEVLLPIRHALMSRAGDASAIRAIYSHQQSLAQCRNYLAANFPQARLEAAASNTAAAQRAAGESEAAAIASEAAAAPYGLQIIARNIQDSAQNTTRFLVIGRHPAGRSGADKTTALFAVRDRVGALNQALGIFARNRINISKIESRPLRSRPWEYLFFVDLGGHREDPGLKRALVALERTALFLKVLGSYPEGRQPAA, from the coding sequence ATGGCCTCGCGCGCAAGCCTATCGCGAAAACCCAAAACCCGCGCCGCCGCGGCCACGGCGGTTTCGACGGATCTCGACGGAATCGACCGGCTGCGCTCGCAGATCGACGCGATCAACGTCAAGCTCGTGCGCCTGCTGAACCAGCGCGCCCGGGCGGCACAGGCGATCGGCCATCTGAAACAGGCAAGCGGCGCCGCGATCTATCAGCCCGCGCGCGAACGCGCGGTGCTGGACCGGGTCACCGCGCTCAACGAGGGGCCGCTTGCCGGCGAGCACATAAGACGCATCTTCGTCGAGATAATCTCGGCCTGCACCGCGCTCGAGCATCCGCTGCGCGTCGCCTACCTCGGCCCGGAGCATACCTATTCGCACGAGGCCGCGCGGATGCGCTTCGGCGCAAGCGCCCAGTTCGCGGCGCAGCCCTCGATCGCGGCGGTGTTTGCCGCGCTCGACACCTCGCGCGCCGACTTCGGCGTGGTCCCGGTCGAGAATTCCACCGAGGGCTCGGTGACGCTGACGCTCGACCTTCTGATCGACACGCCGCTCGTGATTATCGGCGAGGTGCTGCTGCCGATTCGCCACGCCCTGATGTCGCGCGCGGGCGACGCGTCGGCGATTCGCGCGATCTACTCGCATCAGCAGTCGCTCGCGCAGTGCCGCAACTATCTCGCGGCCAACTTTCCGCAGGCGCGGCTCGAGGCGGCGGCGTCCAACACCGCGGCGGCGCAGCGCGCGGCGGGCGAGTCCGAGGCGGCGGCGATCGCCTCTGAGGCTGCGGCGGCGCCGTACGGGTTGCAAATCATCGCGCGCAACATCCAGGACTCGGCCCAGAACACCACGCGGTTTCTGGTGATCGGGCGTCATCCGGCGGGCCGCAGCGGCGCCGACAAGACCACCGCGCTGTTCGCGGTGCGCGACCGGGTGGGCGCGCTGAACCAGGCGCTCGGCATCTTCGCCCGCAACCGGATCAATATCTCGAAGATCGAATCGCGCCCGCTGCGCTCGCGTCCGTGGGAGTACCTGTTCTTCGTCGACCTCGGAGGCCATCGCGAGGATCCCGGCCTCAAGCGCGCGCTCGTCGCGCTCGAGCGCACAGCTCTTTTTTTAAAAGTCCTGGGGTCGTATCCTGAGGGCAGGCAGCCCGCCGCATAG